The following proteins are co-located in the Desulfomonilaceae bacterium genome:
- a CDS encoding efflux RND transporter periplasmic adaptor subunit — MTVQPQRLLLTTELPGRTSPYRVAEIRPQVNGIIQKRLFVEGSDVKSGQVLYQIDLAPFQAALNSATANLAKSEANFVATRLRFERYKGLLAEQAVSRQDYDDKEAALKQAEADIEYCKAAVDTARINLEYTGVTAPISGRIGKSNVTDGALVTAYQSLALATIQQLDPIYVDVPQSTTELLRLKRRLEDGRLNRDGTNQKKVNLIQEDGTAYPLEGTLKFRDVTVDPTTGSVVLRLVFPNPDGILLPGMFVRAVVKEGINEQAILIPQQALSRDPKGNPMALTVDAEEKVQQRQLTIGRVIGDKWLIYSGLTSGDRVIVEGMQKIRPGVSVKVVPFGSDGKADSEPGNSAQPAGKSN; from the coding sequence ATGACGGTCCAGCCTCAGCGGCTCTTGCTGACCACTGAATTGCCGGGCCGCACGTCTCCGTACCGTGTTGCGGAAATCCGACCCCAGGTCAATGGCATCATACAGAAACGCCTGTTTGTGGAAGGTTCAGATGTCAAGTCCGGCCAGGTGCTTTATCAGATCGACCTCGCCCCTTTTCAGGCGGCGCTCAACAGCGCTACGGCTAACCTTGCTAAATCAGAAGCTAATTTTGTTGCGACCCGCTTGCGGTTCGAGCGATACAAGGGATTACTCGCAGAACAAGCTGTCAGCCGGCAGGACTACGACGACAAAGAGGCTGCGCTGAAACAGGCCGAGGCCGATATTGAGTATTGCAAAGCGGCGGTTGATACGGCCCGCATCAATCTAGAGTATACCGGTGTCACCGCGCCCATCTCCGGGCGCATCGGTAAATCCAACGTGACGGATGGCGCTCTGGTGACGGCGTATCAATCCCTAGCCCTGGCAACCATTCAACAACTGGACCCCATATACGTGGATGTGCCCCAATCCACCACCGAACTGCTGCGATTGAAGCGCCGCCTGGAAGATGGCCGTCTGAATCGAGACGGAACGAACCAGAAGAAGGTCAACCTCATCCAGGAAGATGGCACAGCATATCCGTTGGAAGGGACGCTTAAGTTTCGTGACGTCACGGTGGACCCCACGACCGGGTCTGTCGTCCTGCGGCTTGTCTTCCCAAATCCAGACGGAATTCTCTTGCCAGGGATGTTCGTCAGAGCGGTGGTGAAAGAAGGTATAAACGAGCAAGCCATTCTTATTCCGCAGCAAGCATTGTCACGCGATCCAAAGGGGAATCCCATGGCGTTGACCGTGGACGCCGAAGAGAAGGTTCAACAGCGACAACTCACTATTGGTCGCGTCATCGGCGACAAGTGGCTCATCTATTCAGGTCTCACATCCGGTGATCGTGTGATCGTCGAGGGTATGCAGAAAATTCGGCCGGGCGTTTCCGTGAAGGTTGTCCCTTTTGGCTCCGATGGGAAAGCCGATTCGGAACCCGGGAATTCGGCCCAGCCGGCCGGAAAATCGAACTGA